From a single Azospirillum fermentarium genomic region:
- the secA gene encoding preprotein translocase subunit SecA has product MFGALARKIFGTANSRAVKALQKNVQSINALEAEVSPLSDEQLRARTDWLRGRLAKGETLDDILCDAFATVREAAKRVLGQRHFDVQLMGGMVLHQGKISEMRTGEGKTLVATLATYLNALEGKGVHVVTVNDYLASRDSGWMGRVYGFLGLTTGCIVHGLTDDERRAAYQADITYGTNNEFGFDYLRDNMKFRHEDLVQRAFNYAIVDEVDSILIDEARTPLIISGPSTDSSDMYVQVNRLIPRLTAEDYEKDEKHRAVSFSEAGQEHMEQLLAEAGLLKSGGLYDIQNVALVHHAQQALRAHMLFQRDKDYIVKDDKVVIIDEFTGRMMEGRRYSEGLHQALEAKEGVTIQRENQTLASITFQNYFRLYPKLAGMTGTALTEAAEFAEIYGLEVVDIPTNVGVKRKDHDDEVYRTANEKYKAMTDLIEECRGRNQPVLVGTTSIEKSELLSDLLKQRGIPHNVLNARHHEQEAYIVAQAGRPGAVTVATNMAGRGTDIQLGGNLDMRVQTELHDIPDGPEREARVKQIRAEVEEARRLVMEAGGLYVVGTERHESRRIDNQLRGRSGRQGDPGASKFFLSLDDDLMRIFGSERMDGMLQRLGLQEGEAIIHPWINKALEKAQQKVEAHHFETRKNLLRFDNVMNDQRKVVYEQRREIMDSDDISETVTEMRHQIIAEMVSKAIPANTYSEQWDLSGLHEDVKRLLGMDIPVIDWAKEEGIAEAEVEERIREAADAKYAQKVADYGPEMMRYAEKTLLLQILDQEWKDHLLHLDHLRQGISLRAYAQKDPLNEYKREAFDMFESMLSSLREQTTSVLMHVEVRVAPPMEDMYAPQEMHEIHADPALADAGGDLPDGMVRRSEASAPLANPWPETPRNAMCPCGSGKKYKHCHGRIA; this is encoded by the coding sequence ATGTTCGGTGCGCTCGCCCGCAAGATTTTCGGCACCGCCAATTCGCGCGCCGTCAAGGCGCTGCAAAAGAACGTCCAGAGCATCAACGCGCTGGAGGCGGAGGTGTCGCCCCTGTCCGACGAGCAGTTGCGCGCCCGCACCGACTGGCTGCGCGGCCGCCTGGCCAAGGGCGAGACGCTGGACGACATCCTGTGCGATGCCTTCGCCACCGTGCGCGAAGCGGCCAAGCGCGTGCTGGGCCAGCGCCATTTCGACGTGCAGCTCATGGGCGGCATGGTGCTGCACCAGGGCAAGATCTCCGAAATGCGCACCGGCGAAGGCAAGACGCTGGTCGCCACGCTCGCCACCTACCTGAACGCGCTGGAGGGCAAGGGCGTCCACGTCGTCACCGTGAACGACTATCTGGCCAGCCGCGACAGCGGGTGGATGGGCCGGGTCTACGGCTTCCTGGGCCTGACCACCGGCTGCATCGTCCACGGGCTGACCGACGACGAGCGCCGGGCCGCCTATCAGGCCGACATCACCTATGGCACCAACAACGAATTCGGCTTCGACTACCTGCGCGACAACATGAAGTTCCGCCACGAGGATCTCGTGCAGCGGGCCTTCAACTACGCCATCGTGGACGAGGTGGACTCGATCCTGATCGACGAGGCGCGCACGCCGCTCATCATCTCCGGCCCGTCCACGGACTCGTCGGACATGTACGTGCAGGTGAACCGGCTGATCCCGCGCCTGACGGCGGAGGATTACGAGAAGGACGAGAAGCACCGCGCCGTCTCCTTCTCCGAAGCCGGGCAGGAGCATATGGAACAGCTTCTGGCCGAGGCCGGCCTGCTGAAGTCGGGCGGCCTCTACGACATCCAGAACGTGGCGCTGGTCCATCACGCGCAGCAGGCGCTGCGCGCCCACATGCTGTTCCAGCGCGACAAGGACTACATCGTCAAGGACGACAAGGTCGTCATCATCGACGAATTCACCGGCCGCATGATGGAAGGGCGGCGCTATTCCGAAGGGCTGCACCAGGCGCTGGAAGCCAAGGAAGGCGTCACCATCCAGCGGGAAAACCAGACGCTGGCCTCCATCACTTTCCAGAACTATTTCCGCCTGTACCCCAAGCTGGCCGGCATGACCGGCACCGCCCTGACCGAAGCGGCGGAATTCGCCGAGATCTACGGGCTGGAGGTGGTGGACATCCCCACCAACGTGGGCGTGAAGCGCAAGGACCACGATGACGAGGTCTACCGTACCGCCAACGAGAAGTACAAGGCGATGACCGACCTGATCGAGGAATGCCGCGGGCGGAACCAGCCGGTTCTGGTCGGCACCACCTCCATCGAAAAGTCGGAACTGCTGTCGGACCTGCTGAAGCAGCGCGGCATCCCCCACAACGTGCTGAACGCCCGCCACCACGAGCAGGAAGCCTACATCGTCGCCCAGGCCGGGCGTCCGGGGGCGGTGACGGTGGCCACCAACATGGCGGGCCGCGGCACCGACATCCAGTTGGGCGGCAACCTGGACATGCGGGTTCAGACCGAACTGCACGACATCCCCGACGGGCCGGAACGCGAGGCGCGCGTCAAGCAGATCCGGGCCGAGGTGGAAGAGGCCCGCCGTCTGGTGATGGAGGCCGGCGGCCTGTACGTGGTCGGCACCGAGCGGCACGAAAGCCGCCGCATCGACAACCAGCTCCGCGGCCGGTCGGGCCGCCAGGGCGACCCCGGCGCGTCCAAGTTCTTCCTGTCGCTGGACGACGACCTGATGCGCATCTTCGGGTCGGAGCGCATGGACGGCATGCTCCAGCGCCTGGGGCTCCAGGAGGGTGAGGCCATCATCCACCCCTGGATCAACAAGGCGCTGGAAAAGGCGCAGCAGAAGGTGGAAGCCCATCACTTCGAAACGCGCAAGAACCTGCTGCGCTTCGACAACGTGATGAACGACCAGCGCAAGGTCGTCTATGAGCAGCGCCGCGAGATCATGGACAGCGACGACATTTCCGAAACCGTCACGGAAATGCGCCACCAGATCATCGCGGAAATGGTGTCCAAGGCCATCCCCGCCAACACCTATTCCGAACAGTGGGATCTGTCGGGCCTGCACGAGGATGTGAAGCGCCTGCTGGGCATGGACATCCCCGTCATCGACTGGGCCAAGGAAGAGGGCATCGCCGAGGCCGAGGTCGAGGAACGCATCCGCGAGGCCGCCGACGCCAAATACGCGCAGAAGGTGGCCGACTATGGCCCCGAAATGATGCGCTACGCGGAAAAGACCCTGCTGCTCCAGATCCTGGATCAGGAGTGGAAGGATCACCTGCTGCATCTGGACCATCTGCGCCAGGGCATCAGCCTGCGCGCCTATGCCCAGAAGGATCCGCTGAACGAGTACAAGCGCGAAGCCTTCGACATGTTCGAATCCATGCTGTCGTCGCTGCGCGAACAGACCACCAGCGTGCTGATGCATGTGGAGGTGCGGGTCGCTCCGCCCATGGAAGACATGTACGCCCCCCAGGAGATGCACGAAATCCACGCCGACCCGGCCCTGGCCGATGCGGGCGGGGATCTGCCCGACGGCATGGTCCGCCGCAGCGAGGCTTCCGCCCCGCTGGCGAATCCCTGGCCCGAGACCCCGCGCAACGCCATGTGCCCCTGCGGGTCGGGCAAGAAGTACAAGCACTGTCACGGGCGGATCGCCTGA
- a CDS encoding DMT family transporter: MQNSASSPTDTAAAPSLMLARAAGLTALAMMAFAANSILCRLALKGTGIDAASFTTLRILSGAVVLGLLAWRAGGQTRVGGSWASGLALLAYAAAFSFAYITLPAGSGALLLFGAVQVTMIVSGLVGGERPGMMQAAGLALAAAGLVALVLPGVSAPPLLGSALMIAAGIAWGVYSLRGRKSREPALIATAGNFIRAVPMALAVLAAALLVDAGGVRVDGPGVVYALLSGAVASGMGYALWYATLPLLTATRAASVQLSVPVITALAGVPLLGEPLSLRLVLASVAVLGGIALVITGPRRA; encoded by the coding sequence ATGCAGAATTCCGCATCCTCCCCCACCGATACCGCCGCGGCACCGTCGCTGATGCTGGCGCGCGCCGCCGGGCTGACGGCGCTGGCGATGATGGCCTTCGCCGCCAATTCCATCTTGTGCCGGCTGGCGCTCAAGGGCACCGGCATCGACGCCGCCAGTTTCACCACGCTGCGCATCCTGTCCGGTGCCGTGGTGCTGGGGCTGCTGGCGTGGCGGGCCGGCGGTCAGACGCGGGTGGGCGGGTCGTGGGCGTCGGGGCTGGCGCTGTTGGCCTATGCCGCGGCGTTCTCCTTCGCCTACATCACCCTGCCGGCGGGGTCGGGCGCCCTGCTGCTGTTCGGGGCGGTGCAGGTGACCATGATCGTCAGCGGTCTGGTGGGCGGCGAGCGTCCGGGGATGATGCAGGCCGCCGGGCTGGCGCTGGCCGCGGCGGGGCTGGTGGCGCTGGTGTTGCCGGGGGTATCGGCGCCGCCGCTGCTGGGATCGGCGCTGATGATCGCCGCCGGCATCGCGTGGGGCGTCTACTCCTTGCGCGGGCGCAAGAGCCGGGAGCCGGCGCTGATCGCCACCGCCGGCAACTTCATCCGCGCCGTGCCCATGGCGCTGGCGGTGTTGGCGGCGGCACTGCTGGTGGATGCGGGCGGGGTGCGGGTGGACGGGCCGGGGGTGGTCTATGCCCTGCTGTCGGGGGCGGTGGCCTCGGGCATGGGCTATGCCCTGTGGTACGCCACCCTGCCGCTGCTGACCGCCACCCGTGCGGCATCGGTGCAGTTGAGCGTGCCGGTCATCACCGCGCTGGCCGGCGTGCCGCTGCTGGGCGAACCGCTGTCGCTGCGGCTGGTGCTGGCGTCGGTGGCGGTGCTGGGCGGCATCGCGCTGGTGATCACCGGGCCGCGGCGGGCATAA
- a CDS encoding anthranilate synthase translates to MALADPAFFTPFTRTTPAGLTITRTAVVLDPARALDPLIDALDTRRGLLMRCGVDAPGRYRQGAVGFTDPVLAVTARARTVVVEALNPRGRLLLPMVRALLEQTPAVADLEAADGALSARIAPQDAGFAEEERSRQPSVFSVLRAIRDGFAVADDAYLGLYGAFGYDLAFQFEAIRQRLERADDQRDLVLYLPDTVTVIDPDAGVARRFHYAFHSADGTSTADLAGGGEVHGYRAATNAGAYGDHGPGDYAAVVRTALAAFGRGDLFEAVPGQVFGEPCADSPATVFRRLIRANPAPYEALINLGHGEFLVAASPEMYVRVTGRRVETCPISGTVARGADALGDARQIFSLLSNPKEEAELTMCTDVDRNDKARVCDPGSVRVIGRRLIEMYSRLIHTVDHVEGRLRGGFDALDAFLTHTWAVTVTGAPKRHAMQFVEDHERTARRWYAGAFGRIGFDGGLETGLTLRTIRMKDGMAEVRAGATLLSDSDPDAEDAECRLKASALLGAIRGDGAVREPAAVAQAGAGRRVLLVDHDDSFVLMLADYLRQTGAEVTTLRHTHARGAVLSGAYDLVVLSPGPGRPADFDVAGTVDAALSANAAVFGVCLGLQGIVERFGGALDVLPRPMHGKPSVIRVDGDGVLFAGLPERVRVGRYHSLHARACSIPAALAVTARSEDGVVMAVEHRTLPVAAVQFHPESLMSLDGGTGMAIVANVLSRLHPAGAVRQPAAA, encoded by the coding sequence ATGGCGCTCGCCGATCCCGCGTTTTTCACCCCCTTCACCCGCACCACCCCGGCGGGGCTGACCATCACCCGCACCGCCGTGGTGCTGGACCCGGCCCGCGCGCTGGACCCGCTGATCGACGCGCTCGACACCCGGCGGGGGCTGCTGATGCGCTGCGGCGTCGATGCGCCGGGCCGCTACCGCCAGGGGGCGGTGGGCTTCACCGATCCGGTCCTGGCCGTCACCGCGCGGGCGCGCACCGTGGTGGTGGAGGCGCTGAACCCCCGTGGCCGGCTGTTGCTGCCGATGGTGCGGGCGCTGCTGGAACAGACCCCGGCGGTGGCGGATCTGGAGGCCGCCGACGGCGCGCTGTCCGCCCGCATTGCGCCCCAGGACGCGGGCTTTGCCGAGGAGGAGCGCAGCCGCCAGCCCTCGGTCTTCTCGGTCCTGCGGGCGATCCGGGACGGGTTCGCGGTGGCGGACGATGCCTATCTCGGCCTTTACGGCGCCTTCGGCTACGACCTCGCGTTCCAGTTCGAGGCGATTCGCCAACGGCTGGAGCGCGCCGACGACCAGCGTGATCTGGTGCTGTACCTGCCCGACACGGTGACCGTCATCGACCCTGACGCCGGGGTGGCGCGGCGGTTCCATTATGCTTTCCACAGCGCCGACGGCACATCCACCGCGGATCTGGCGGGGGGCGGGGAGGTCCATGGCTACCGCGCCGCCACCAACGCCGGGGCCTATGGCGACCACGGGCCGGGGGACTATGCCGCCGTGGTGCGCACCGCACTTGCCGCCTTCGGCCGCGGCGACCTGTTCGAAGCGGTGCCGGGGCAGGTGTTCGGGGAGCCGTGCGCCGATTCCCCCGCCACCGTGTTCCGCCGGCTGATCCGCGCCAACCCCGCCCCCTATGAGGCGCTGATCAACCTGGGCCATGGGGAATTCCTGGTGGCGGCCAGCCCCGAGATGTACGTGCGCGTCACCGGGCGGCGGGTGGAGACTTGCCCGATTTCCGGCACGGTGGCGCGGGGGGCCGACGCGCTGGGCGATGCCCGCCAGATCTTCAGCCTGCTGTCCAACCCCAAGGAGGAGGCGGAACTGACCATGTGCACCGACGTGGACCGCAACGACAAGGCCCGCGTGTGCGACCCCGGTTCGGTGCGGGTGATCGGGCGGCGGCTGATCGAGATGTATTCCCGCCTGATCCACACGGTGGACCATGTGGAGGGGCGGTTGCGCGGCGGATTCGACGCGCTGGACGCCTTTCTCACCCACACCTGGGCGGTGACGGTGACGGGCGCGCCCAAGCGCCACGCCATGCAATTCGTCGAGGACCACGAGCGCACCGCGCGGCGGTGGTACGCCGGGGCCTTCGGGCGGATCGGCTTCGATGGGGGGCTGGAAACCGGGCTGACCCTGCGCACCATCCGCATGAAGGACGGCATGGCCGAGGTGCGGGCCGGCGCCACCCTGCTGTCCGACAGCGACCCCGACGCCGAGGACGCCGAATGCCGGCTGAAGGCATCGGCCCTGCTGGGCGCCATCCGCGGCGATGGGGCGGTGCGGGAACCGGCAGCGGTGGCCCAGGCGGGGGCCGGGCGGCGGGTGCTGCTGGTGGATCACGACGACAGCTTCGTGCTGATGCTGGCCGATTACCTGCGCCAGACGGGGGCGGAGGTGACCACCCTGCGCCACACCCACGCCCGTGGGGCGGTGCTGAGCGGGGCCTATGATCTGGTGGTGCTGTCGCCGGGGCCGGGGCGCCCGGCGGATTTCGACGTGGCCGGCACGGTGGACGCGGCGCTGTCGGCGAATGCCGCGGTGTTCGGCGTGTGTCTGGGGCTGCAGGGCATCGTCGAGCGATTCGGCGGCGCGCTGGATGTGCTGCCCCGGCCCATGCACGGAAAACCGTCGGTGATTCGGGTGGACGGCGACGGGGTGCTGTTCGCCGGGCTGCCGGAGCGGGTGCGGGTCGGCCGCTACCACTCCTTGCACGCCCGCGCCTGCAGCATACCCGCTGCGCTGGCGGTGACCGCCCGGAGCGAGGACGGGGTGGTGATGGCGGTGGAACACCGGACGCTGCCGGTGGCCGCCGTGCAGTTCCACCCCGAATCCCTGATGTCGCTGGACGGCGGCACCGGCATGGCCATCGTCGCCAACGTCCTGTCGCGCCTGCACCCCGCCGGTGCCGTCCGGCAGCCGGCGGCGGCGTGA
- a CDS encoding DUF2312 domain-containing protein: MSDVGGIAADRLRSFIERIERLEEEKKGIQDDIKEIYAEAKGTGFDVKIMRQIIRLRKMDNADRQEQETILELYLQALGMATE, encoded by the coding sequence ATGTCCGACGTGGGTGGCATTGCCGCAGACCGCCTGAGATCCTTCATCGAACGCATCGAGCGGCTGGAGGAAGAGAAGAAGGGCATCCAGGACGACATCAAGGAAATCTACGCCGAGGCCAAGGGCACCGGCTTCGATGTGAAGATCATGCGCCAGATCATCCGGCTGCGGAAAATGGACAACGCCGACCGCCAGGAACAGGAAACCATTCTGGAGCTTTACCTCCAGGCCCTGGGCATGGCGACGGAATAA
- a CDS encoding Re/Si-specific NAD(P)(+) transhydrogenase subunit alpha → MKVAIPKERRPNEARVAASPETVKKLKALGLDVTVETGAGLGASITDKAFADAGATIAADLPATLDGADIVLKVQRPLLPGEGEVDELGLIKRGAALFGILNPHTSREAVKAYAEAGVDAFAMEFVPRITRAQVMDVLSSQANLAGYKAVVDAASEFTRAFPMMMTAAGTVPPAKAFIMGVGVAGLQAIATAKRLGAIVSATDVRPAVKEQVQSLGGSFVAVENDEFKQAETAGGYAKEMSDDYKRQQAALVAEHIKKQDIVITTALIPGRKAPVLVTAEHVASMKPGAVIIDLAVEQGGNVEGSEAGKTVITANGVKIVGHTNYPSRIAVDASLLYAKNLLALLTMLHDKESKTVAVNWDDEIVKAIALTRGGQVVHPAFQSA, encoded by the coding sequence ATGAAAGTCGCCATACCCAAGGAGCGACGCCCGAACGAGGCGCGGGTTGCCGCCTCGCCCGAGACCGTCAAGAAGCTGAAAGCCCTTGGCCTGGACGTGACGGTGGAAACCGGGGCGGGCCTGGGCGCATCCATCACCGACAAGGCCTTCGCCGACGCCGGCGCCACCATCGCCGCCGATCTTCCGGCGACGCTGGACGGTGCCGACATTGTGCTGAAGGTGCAGCGCCCGCTGCTGCCGGGCGAGGGCGAGGTGGATGAACTGGGGCTGATCAAGCGCGGGGCGGCGCTGTTCGGCATCCTCAACCCCCACACCAGCCGCGAGGCGGTGAAGGCCTACGCCGAGGCCGGCGTCGATGCCTTCGCCATGGAATTCGTGCCGCGCATCACGCGCGCGCAGGTGATGGACGTGCTGTCGTCCCAGGCGAACCTGGCCGGGTACAAGGCCGTGGTCGATGCCGCCAGCGAATTCACCCGCGCGTTCCCGATGATGATGACCGCCGCCGGCACCGTGCCGCCGGCCAAGGCGTTCATCATGGGCGTGGGCGTGGCGGGGCTGCAGGCCATCGCCACCGCCAAGCGTCTGGGCGCCATCGTGTCGGCCACCGACGTGCGCCCGGCGGTGAAGGAACAGGTGCAGTCGCTGGGCGGCAGCTTCGTCGCCGTGGAGAACGACGAGTTCAAACAGGCGGAAACCGCCGGCGGCTACGCCAAGGAGATGTCCGACGATTACAAGCGCCAGCAGGCGGCGCTGGTCGCCGAGCACATCAAGAAGCAGGACATCGTCATCACCACCGCCCTCATTCCGGGCCGCAAGGCCCCGGTGCTGGTGACCGCCGAGCATGTGGCCTCCATGAAGCCCGGTGCGGTCATCATCGATCTGGCGGTGGAGCAGGGCGGCAACGTGGAAGGGTCGGAAGCGGGCAAGACCGTCATCACCGCCAACGGGGTGAAGATCGTCGGCCACACCAACTACCCCAGCCGCATCGCCGTCGATGCCTCGCTGCTGTACGCCAAGAACCTGCTGGCGCTGCTGACCATGCTCCATGACAAGGAGTCGAAGACGGTCGCGGTGAACTGGGACGACGAGATCGTGAAGGCCATCGCGCTGACCCGCGGCGGCCAGGTCGTCCACCCCGCCTTCCAGTCCGCCTGA
- a CDS encoding NAD(P) transhydrogenase subunit alpha, whose product MEQTQLAAKVAELQASLSVLAHKADLLAAQVAQTAGSAPVAEAASHGNFFITGLTVFVLACFVGYYVVWRVTPALHSPLMAVTNAVSSVIIVGALIAAGPAGFGFSKVMGFLAVILASVNIFGGFLVTQRMLAMFKKKGK is encoded by the coding sequence ATGGAACAGACCCAATTGGCCGCCAAGGTCGCCGAGCTTCAGGCGAGCCTGTCCGTGCTGGCGCACAAGGCGGACCTGCTGGCCGCCCAGGTGGCCCAGACCGCCGGCTCGGCCCCCGTGGCCGAGGCCGCGTCCCACGGCAACTTCTTCATCACCGGCCTGACCGTGTTCGTGCTGGCCTGCTTCGTGGGCTATTACGTGGTGTGGCGGGTGACGCCGGCCCTGCACAGCCCGCTGATGGCGGTGACCAACGCGGTGTCGTCGGTGATCATCGTCGGGGCGCTGATCGCCGCCGGCCCCGCCGGATTCGGCTTTTCGAAAGTCATGGGCTTCCTGGCCGTCATTCTCGCCTCCGTCAACATCTTCGGCGGCTTCCTGGTGACGCAGCGGATGCTGGCCATGTTCAAGAAGAAGGGCAAGTAA
- a CDS encoding NAD(P)(+) transhydrogenase (Re/Si-specific) subunit beta, whose amino-acid sequence METLSALLYLVASVCFIMALRGLSSPETSRQGNFYGMAGMVIAIATTLALPVVQSYWMIVLGIAIGGAVGYVIAKKIEMTALPQLVAAFHSLVGLAAVCVALAAYYAPDAYGIGIRGAIAKGSLVEMALGTAIGAITFTGSVVAFAKLQGLVSGKPLVFPFQHQLNAGLGLLTALLIIWLVQSNSDAALWLIIVVALALGFLLILPIGGADMPVVISMLNSYSGWAAAGIGFTLQNNLLIITGALVGSSGAILSYIMCKGMNRSIFNVILGGFGGESAVAAAGGGGERGTVKAGSAEDAAYIMKNAQSVIIVPGYGMAVAQAQHALREMADLLKKEGVEVKYAIHPVAGRMPGHMNVLLAEANVPYDEVFELEDINRDFQTADVAFVIGANDVTNPAAKTDPASPIYGMPILDVEKAKTVFFIKRSMASGYAGVENELFFRPNTMMLFGDAKKVTEEVVKSMDHA is encoded by the coding sequence ATGGAAACCCTTTCGGCCCTTCTGTACCTCGTGGCCTCGGTGTGCTTCATCATGGCACTCCGCGGCCTGTCCAGCCCGGAAACCTCCCGCCAGGGCAATTTCTACGGCATGGCCGGCATGGTGATCGCCATCGCCACCACGCTGGCGCTGCCGGTGGTGCAGTCCTATTGGATGATCGTGCTGGGCATCGCCATCGGCGGCGCCGTCGGCTACGTCATCGCCAAGAAGATCGAGATGACGGCGCTGCCCCAGTTGGTGGCCGCGTTCCACTCGCTGGTCGGTCTGGCGGCGGTGTGCGTGGCGCTGGCCGCGTACTATGCCCCCGACGCCTACGGCATCGGCATCCGCGGCGCCATCGCCAAGGGTTCGCTGGTGGAAATGGCGCTGGGCACCGCCATCGGCGCCATCACCTTCACCGGCTCGGTCGTCGCGTTTGCCAAGCTCCAGGGTCTGGTCAGCGGCAAGCCGCTGGTGTTCCCCTTCCAGCACCAGCTCAACGCGGGCCTCGGGCTGCTGACGGCGCTGCTCATCATCTGGCTGGTGCAGTCCAATTCCGATGCCGCCCTGTGGCTGATCATCGTGGTGGCGCTGGCGCTGGGCTTCCTGCTGATCCTGCCCATCGGCGGCGCCGACATGCCGGTCGTCATCTCCATGCTGAACAGCTATTCCGGCTGGGCGGCGGCGGGCATCGGCTTCACGCTGCAGAACAACCTGCTGATCATCACCGGCGCGCTGGTGGGGTCGTCGGGCGCCATCCTGTCGTACATCATGTGCAAGGGGATGAACCGCTCGATCTTCAACGTGATCCTGGGCGGCTTCGGCGGCGAATCGGCGGTGGCGGCGGCCGGCGGCGGCGGCGAGCGCGGCACGGTCAAGGCCGGCTCGGCCGAAGACGCGGCCTACATCATGAAGAACGCCCAGTCGGTCATCATCGTCCCCGGCTACGGCATGGCGGTGGCCCAGGCGCAGCACGCGCTGCGCGAAATGGCCGACCTGCTGAAAAAGGAAGGGGTGGAGGTCAAGTACGCCATCCATCCGGTGGCGGGCCGCATGCCCGGCCACATGAACGTGCTGCTGGCCGAAGCCAACGTGCCGTACGACGAGGTGTTCGAGCTGGAGGACATCAACCGCGATTTTCAGACCGCGGACGTGGCCTTCGTCATCGGCGCCAACGACGTGACCAACCCGGCGGCCAAGACCGACCCGGCCTCGCCCATCTACGGCATGCCGATCCTGGACGTGGAGAAGGCCAAGACCGTGTTCTTCATCAAACGGTCCATGGCGTCCGGCTATGCCGGCGTGGAGAACGAGCTGTTCTTCCGCCCCAACACCATGATGCTGTTCGGCGACGCCAAGAAGGTCACCGAAGAGGTGGTGAAGTCCATGGATCACGCCTGA